A window of Mangifera indica cultivar Alphonso chromosome 11, CATAS_Mindica_2.1, whole genome shotgun sequence contains these coding sequences:
- the LOC123229987 gene encoding immune-associated nucleotide-binding protein 9-like yields MGGSSVDHTIDDDWELPSLSSGERAVASGEWTVVLVGRTGNGKSATGNSILGRRAFKSGASSSGVTSTSELQRTELKDGQIINVIDTPGLFDFSAESEFIGKEIVKCIKLAKDGIHAVIVVFSVRARFSQEELAALHSLQTLFGSKIIDYMIVVFTGGDELEDNEETLEDYLGHNCPDPLKDILALCENRRMLFDNKTKDETKRAKQVRELLILVNRVLAQNGGQPYTDDIFAELKRGAMKLHDQQVEVNSLKGYSKREITELKEQIERSYEDQLKQITEMVESKLKETTIKLEQQLKEEQVARLKAEEKAWETQMRSNDEIRQLRENLEKAKKETEELRKQAEKRCSIL; encoded by the exons ATGGGTGGAAGCTCAGTAGATCATACCATAGATGATGATTGGGAACTCCCTTCCCTATCCAGTGGTGAACGGGCTGTGGCCAGTGGAGAATGGACTGTGGTTTTAGTTGGGCGTACTGGCAATGGAAAAAGTGCCACCGGAAATAGCATTCTTGGAAGAAGGGCTTTTAAGTCCGGGGCTAGTTCATCGGGTGTTACTAGTACATCTGAATTGCAGAGAACTGAACTGAAAGATGGGCAGATCATTAATGTTATTGATACTCCTG GACTCTTCGATTTTTCCGCTGAATCTGAATTTATTGGGAAGGAAATTGTCAAATGTATTAAGTTGGCCAAGGATGGTATCCATGCAGTCATTGTAGTTTTCTCAGTGAGAGCCCGTTTTTCACAAGAAGAACTAGCTGCCCTACACAGCTTACAGACTTTGTTTGGAAGCAAAATTATAGACTACATGATTGTAGTCTTCACTGGTGGGGATGAACTTGAAGATAATGAGGAAACGTTAGAAGACTATTTGGGTCACAATTGTCCTGATCCTTTAAAG GATATTCTTGCTTTGTGTGAAAATCGGCGAATGCTTTTTGATAACAAGACTAAAGATGAAACCAAAAGAGCTAAACAAGTTAGAGAGCTTCTCATCCTTGTTAACAGGGTCCTAGCGCAGAATGGTGGACAACcatacacagatgatatatttgCTGAATTGAAG AGGGGGGCTATGAAACTTCATGATCAACAAGTAGAGGTTAATTCTCTAAAGGGATATTCAAAGCGAGAAATTACAGAGCTGAAGGAGCAAATAGAAAGATCATATGAAGATCAGCTCAAACAAATTACTGAGATG GTTGAGTCAAAGCTCAAAGAGACAACTATTAAGCTTGAGCAGCAATTGAAGGAGGAGCAAGTTGCCCGCCTAAAGGCAGAGGAGAAGGCATGGGAAACTCAAATGAGgtcaaatgatgaaattcgTCAACTTAGAGAGAATCTTGAGAAAGCGAAGAAGGAAACCGAGGAGCTCCGGAAGCAAGCTGAAAAGCGGTGTTCTATTCTCTGA
- the LOC123229986 gene encoding immune-associated nucleotide-binding protein 9-like, producing MSGSAVDRIIDGDWELRSLSSGEWTVVLVGRTGNGKSATGNSILGRRAFKFGASSSGVTSTCELHRSELKDGQIINVIDTPGLFVSSDESKFIGKEIVKCIKLAKDGIHAVIVVFSVKTRFSHEELSALHSLQTLFGSKIIDYMIVVFTGGDELEYDGKTLEEYLGHDCPDPVKDILALCKNRRMLFDNKTKDETKKAKQVGELLSLVNRVIAQNGGQPYTDDIFVESKKGALRLHDQQVEVNSLKGYYELERSYEDQLNQIAEMNESKLKDTNSKLEQQLKEEIVARMKAEEKEREAEMRSNDEIRKLRENLEKAQKEAKVLRKKSEYQCSIL from the exons ATGAGTGGAAGTGCAGTAGATCGTATAATAGATGGTGATTGGGAGCTTCGTTCCCTATCCAGTGGAGAATGGACTGTGGTTTTAGTTGGGCGTACTGGCAATGGAAAAAGTGCCACCGGGAATAGCATTCTTGGAAGAAGGGCTTTTAAGTTTGGGGCTAGTTCATCTGGTGTTACTAGTACATGTGAGTTGCACAGAAGTGAACTGAAAGATGGCCAGATCATTAATGTTATTGATACTCCTG GACTATTTGTTTCTTCTGATGAATCTAAATTTATTGGGAAAGAAATTGTCAAATGTATTAAGCTGGCCAAGGATGGTATCCATGCTGTCATTGTAGTTTTCTCAGTGAAAACTCGTTTTTCACATGAAGAACTTTCTGCCTTACACAGCTTACAGACTTTGTTTGGAAGCAAAATTATAGACTACATGATTGTGGTCTTCACCGGTGGGGATGAACTTGAATATGATGGGAAAACATTAGAAGAATATTTGGGTCACGATTGTCCTGATCCTGTAAAG GATATTCTTGCTTTGTGTAAAAATCGGCGAATGCTTTTTGATAACAAGACTAAAGATGAAACCAAAAAAGCTAAGCAAGTTGGAGAGCTTCTTTCCCTTGTTAACAGGGTCATAGCTCAAAACGGTGGACAACcatacacagatgatatatttgttGAATCGAAG AAGGGGGCTTTGAGACTTCATGATCAGCAAGTGGAGGTTAATTCCCTAAAAGGATATTATGAATTAGAAAGATCATATGAAGACCAGCTCAATCAAATTGCTGAGATG AATGAGTCAAAGCTAAAGGATACAAATAGTAAGCTTGAGCAGCAATTGAAGGAGGAGATTGTTGCCCGCATGAAGGCAGAAGAGAAGGAACGAGAAGCTGAAATGAGGTCCAACGATGAAATTCGTAAGCTTAGAGAGAATCTTGAGAAAGCGCAGAAGGAAGCCAAGGTGCTTCGTAAGAAATCTGAATACCAGTGTTCTATTCTCTGA